Genomic window (Alligator mississippiensis isolate rAllMis1 chromosome 7, rAllMis1, whole genome shotgun sequence):
TTTTCCAGAAAAACGACCTGGCGGAGGGATAACTCAGTAAACCCCACTGCTGATACCCctccaaaatgcattttaaatatccGAGTGCCTCTCGGATTAGGGTCAGGGGACCCAACAAAGTTTGATGAGCAAATAAATAGTGAGAAGCATCCCTTGCCCAAAGGGTTTAAAATTCTTTTACCCAAATGACAAAGATCAATGACACCAAGTGAAGGTAACAGGAAGATGGGATTGGCCTATCATGGCACAGAGACCACcatgcagctgggggtggggactgtATAAATCAGCTTATTGTGGCAGGCTGAACTTGGTGTAGAGTCATTCCAGACAAGGTGACTCTTGGGAtgcagtgagggatggagtggggatagggctagggctggggcctcaatctgcactcCCCCTgcacaaccctcccctccccatagacttgcatgctggccaggggtggggcgggggatCTTCTATTCTTAAAGTCCAAAAGTGATCTCTGACCTAAAAAGGTTGGAGGCCAAAGCTCTACATAACTGGATTGATTATTGGATCCAGCACAGAATAGAGAATGGCTTCTATGAGgtcaagagctgatggggagctggagatACATTTCATATAGGGACAGCTACTCATGCTAGTAAGCAAGGAGACCAGAATGAGGTGCGGAAGAAAGGTGAGAAGTCTTTGTCCTGTCCTTGCTCAGATGGGCACAGTGTTGAAGATCTGAATGTATGATacaattaggaaaacaaaacgggtctaaagttatgcaaacaccaacaatTATTTCAAGTTGTGTAAGGAAAAAGTCAGAGCAAGTGTGCTTGATTagctgagggatttcacagaagaactggttgatgatattagcTTCCTGGAAAGATACACTAAAGGTGTTACTAGTGTGAAAGGTAGCATATAGAAAACCACAGATCCATGCACTGGCTGCCATTTAtctgcaagctctcctgttcatgatTGTCTCGTAGTGCAGTGTTGTGCAGATGACAGTGTACCAATCAtgtgccatgatggtgaggaaagggaagtcagcttcaaagaagaacaaaaacaaaaggacTTGGACAACACATCCAGCATAGACCATGGATCTGGTGTTGAGCAGAGAATTAGCTAAGGATACTGAGATGGTGACAGAGATAATTCTGAGGTCTGGGATAGAAAATTTATCAGgaagaagtgcatggggctgtgaGGGTGGTGGTCAAGAATTATAATTGTGATGTCAAGGAGATTCCCAATCAGGGATGCCATCAGAAAGTGATGGCTTCCACATTGGGAAGacaaagtcatttttttcttgaaggttgcaAGAAGGGCTCATGGGATATCAGTGTAACTCTACGTAATGGACAAATCAATATGATAAGGCAGGAGATCACCAACTTTTTCCACTTTTAAGCCAGAATGGCCCAGCTGATGTGAAAACTAGGCCGATACCAAAACCAGGTGACTACTACCACTTTTCGTCAGTGCTGCTcctttttgctgcccagctgcagtacagcaccgCGCAGAGTCAGAGAAGACCCCTGTTACCAAAAAACCTTCCTCTACAGGGTGGATACAATGGCTTCATGGCCCTAGATTGTCAACTGATGTGATGAACTCCATacaaaactgataaggtcaaaatgaaatattatggGACTGTTtggttcatgaaaaaaaaaaaaaaaaatcccaatttggggaaagggaaagattgatatttttaaatttctcccaTGATGGGATCATTGTTTTCGGCCATAGGAATATCCATGAAGACAGCGAATTCCTAACACCATAAATCTTCTAGCTGCTGGACTCCAACCAACCACTTTCCCAAGTGGGAGCTGCCAGTCCACTAAGTTAGCATGGATGCTGAAGGAACGAGACACATGTTGTCATATcaggctctggcatctggcaggttcagatcaagagaaatcaggtccatgaatgagtctctgatcccttgatgctctttgtggagcctgcctggcatgggctctaCATGGCATGAGGCTACACGGGGATGTATGCttcatgtggcacctgtgccaggcgaGCCCTGTGTACTAGACTGGGGGTTTGCCTGGATTGGGCTCATtgacccaccctgcatgcaggatgCAGTGTGCGCAGTCAGCTACACGTCCGCCCCACTGAGCAGTTTttactgtgaagtcatttagtacttgctttaacaaGAACTAAATGAATGCGCAGTACCCGCCAGGACTGTGCCGTGCCGAAGGTGCATGGGACAGTTcaaaccctactgcacagtagcaatgaagtAATGCTCAGGAGGtcattgctactgtacagtagtggtggcatcatggtttgtgcccatcAATGCTACGCTGCCACAGGGATGAACGACATagccgtagctcattgctacagcaacctagcatcttgtatagacgcACCTAGCCTGGTGCAAAGGTGACATGCCATGAATGCCACGTGCCCCCTGGAAGCTGCGGGGgaacagcaactgcctgcaggtggtggtggtggcagcgaatggggagctcctgcaggtagcTGTGGTAGTGTCAGcggtgggggctgagggagtggcaagtggtgactgGTGGTCGTCGACCACCAGCCACGTTGGCAGTGGCCAGAGGCAATCAGCGACTGTCCGCAGATACTGTCAGCAGTGTTGGCATTCAGggcggtggggaagggggcactgggaagtggcaactgcccacaggcaccggcggtgcttctttcagggggggcaccaccaatctcagggggtgcacatgctcccACGTacacccctatgcattgccaatgccacACGCTATACGCACCCCCAGTGACCTCTTGTGGGTAGCATGTGTTGTCAATGTGATGCCTTGCAATGGAGCTTGTTTGTCTGAGTGATGGAATATATTCATTatattgaaaaaaacatttttgcacCTTACAAATctgacttttattctcatgtTATGTTCTCATGCAACACTACGTAGGAACTAACCGAATTACAacttggtgcctccctgcatccTAAGGTGCCCAGTGTAGCTAACTGGGAAAGCAGACCCAgacagagaagctcagggccttctcggagatgccatgacttgtgttgtgagggagattaaagcagagcacagctgtgctgttctgctaacatctgtacagctcggactgtttacatctgggcttttccttctgagctgtgcaggactccagggaacgagtcccaggagcctttggaagaaaacaaCTGCTAAATTGCTGTattgcttcactccttttctacaaggcagggttgaggtcagatgcacactcagaaacctggttggatttaCTCCAGTCGTTCAGTGACAAAGGGAGCACAGAAAGACCTCCgagttagctgtgcttctggggatctagactagtggttggtgcagaggagagctgagagatcaactggacatGAGCAAAGGATctcggcaggggaagcctgaatgtgacacaagagatgaggaaacttccacaaaaaCTATTTCAGTAAGTTTGCTGCATCAATGAAGTGTCCTGTCTTAGTAAGATGCAGAGgacaattaaaaacattaaagttGGAAAACCTGACTACGGAAATCAtactgcattttatgtataatagattcaaagctacaagaCTGAATGAAGACATATTCAATGTTTTTGCTGTTAATTCAGATAAAGTTATACAGCTTattgggagtggggtggaaggtggggtgggaatAGGACCTCTAAGGAAGTCAAATTTTATAAATCTTTTATTTCGTATGTATTTGTTTCCAGCATAGATTTTCTAGGTGAGATGGATAAATTATAGACTtttggatttaaataaataaaaataaaaaaattaaaatccggAGTTGTGGCAGGGataacattttcttcactttctaaaggaatatcaatatattttattttatgtagggtATTTATTGCCAGGGATAAATAATTTCTTAAAATCAAATTTTCCATGAGgcaaaaaatggaatattttcattCTTAGTATGAAATTTAGACacattattgatgggaatatcaaagccactgagtttaTTACTCTCTTCCTTACCACTGCCCTTCTTctattatacccaggacttgcatggtgccctgggagggaagatgtccaactggaccactgtaaccgagttcctcctcctgggcttctcagacactcgggagctgcagatcttgcactttgtcatctttctggcagcgtacctggcagctctggtggggaacctccttgtcatCACTGTTGTAACTAAGGACCACcatctccacagccccatgtacttctttttggcaaatttgtccatccttgaccttgggtccatctctgtcattgtccccaaatccatggccaattctctcttaaacaccaggacaatttcctatgctggatgtgtggcccaggtctttcttttctttctgtttagtACAGCTGATTTTtcattcctcaccatcatggcatatgaccggtacattgccatctgcaagccactgcattatgagataataatgaacaggagagcttgcatccagatggctgccggtgcttgggctgctggtgccatcaactctgcagtgcacactgggaacacctttagtctccccttctgccactcaaataccatcaaccagttcttctgtgaaataccccagctgctcaagctctccagcTCTGACGcataccgcagggagctggcagctgttgccttcagtgtgtttctagctttaggctgttttgttttcatcgttgtgtcgtatgttcagatcttcaccgcagtgtggagcatcccctcggagcagggccggcagaaagccttctccacctgcattccccatcttatcgtggtctccctgtttttttccactgccatcattgcctacacgaagcccatctctgactccccgtcccctctggatctcctggcagctgttctgtattgtgtggtgcctccattgatgaatccggtcatctacagcatgaggaacagggagatccaagctgccctgaggaaactgctccacaggctgatccgctccaacaacaatatgtccatctttctttcatgactctCCTTCTctcatatttttgttttctaatttacacatgaCATTAGTTTTTTCATAGGATTGTGTGAATCCtccatattaaaaatgaaggtggtgggttaattctgtaactttgtaATGTCAAAGACTTGGCTTTTATGATTTTGTgttgacactgttgaagtgggaaagtaatgtttcatgcatcaattttagTGTCTTTGCACCATCTAAAATACATCCCATCAAGtgcaagataatgaagaattaGAGAGTTTTATTTACTAATTGGTGTAATCAAATTTTTGGATGACAGACTATACAGGCAAATATCCAGatgatgtgaaactggaatgaagtgCAAGTACTTTGGGGGTAGGAATACAGTTCAGATGGATGCGgatagattggggagctgggcttgaaacAATAAGACGAAAGTCAAGGAAATGAATGCAACTTGCTGCACATaggggagaagaatcaaaagcacaaatacagcttgTGTTATAAATGCCTGGGTGGTAGCATGGTTGTAAAGGTGGGTCACAGTCTTAATATGAGCCAGCAATTTgatgcaactacagaaacattaatgcaattttgggctgcaacaacaggagtattagatgtaaaacaaGCATGTAGGTtggagctgtgttggtctaaggacacagccAGACAAGGTACTTTGCATggatctgataccttttattagaccaacttaaatagttggaaaacattttcatAGCAAGCGTTTGGGTTTAgaaaccaggaagagcacacaccaactgcagatgcttccccagcctgatgaagggtttttaaacccaaaagcttgctaagaaacaTGTAAACaagggaggtgatagtaccactcgACATGGTGCTAGTTAGGCTTCACCTAAACTACTGTGTGactttctgggcttcacattttaagaaggaatatgaaGCAGTTAGaaaagttcagagataggtgacaaaaatgataaatggctGGATGGCAAGCCATGTTAAGGAAAGATGGAGAGAACTaggcatatttagcttgcagaaaaggtaattAAGAGGCAGCTCATTGCAGTCTTGAAATAGCTGAaaaactgccataaagaagagagtgAACAACAACTTTTCTCCCTTGTTGAATAGGGAAGGACATCAATCTTTAGAttacagcaaagtagatttagattagatttcatgggaaaagcacccttgtttctagaGCAGTGGGGACGTGGAATACACTGCCCAGGGACGttgtggagtttccttcatttcaggtttcAAAAAGAGGATAGTCACTGGTCACAGCTGATTTAGGAGCAacagtcttgcatttgtgcagtggGGTGGACCGTATGATCCTTGAGACCCCTTCTATCTCTATGAGTTTATATTCGTGATGCTATTGCAATGATGAGAATAATGGAGGGGATAAAAACAGTCAACGGCAAGTGAATGGATACTGAGACAGGAGGATTACTGTATGTCTTATTATACAAtcccttttttttgctttttccttttggaGGGTAGCCAGACAGATGGGTACTAGTCCTCCTAATAGTTCATGCACGTGTGAACTGCTGGAACTCGAATTGACATGACTAAGTTTTTGTGAACTTGTCCGGTTATACTAACACATCACTTTCCAAGAAAAAAAGGGGGTTTTAAGGGAGATTTCCTGATCAGCTTTGCTACTGATCACACTAAACTTTCTGAAAATAGCCCATGTCTTAACTACCATAAATAAGTTTTGAATACAGCAATATCCTATCTACACCTCCATA
Coding sequences:
- the LOC132251607 gene encoding olfactory receptor 14A16-like — its product is MSNWTTVTEFLLLGFSDTRELQILHFVIFLAAYLAALVGNLLVITVVTKDHHLHSPMYFFLANLSILDLGSISVIVPKSMANSLLNTRTISYAGCVAQVFLFFLFSTADFSFLTIMAYDRYIAICKPLHYEIIMNRRACIQMAAGAWAAGAINSAVHTGNTFSLPFCHSNTINQFFCEIPQLLKLSSSDAYRRELAAVAFSVFLALGCFVFIVVSYVQIFTAVWSIPSEQGRQKAFSTCIPHLIVVSLFFSTAIIAYTKPISDSPSPLDLLAAVLYCVVPPLMNPVIYSMRNREIQAALRK